In a single window of the Bacillota bacterium genome:
- a CDS encoding phage holin family protein has translation MRGWVGRWLINGVALLLVAKLVGGIQVGGVFAALVAAAILGLVNAFIRPLLIVLTLPINIVTLGLFTFVVNALMLWLTAGLVPGFNVHGFWAALWGSILLSLVSAGIGWLVRDVRA, from the coding sequence ATGCGAGGCTGGGTGGGACGCTGGCTCATCAACGGGGTGGCCCTTCTCCTGGTGGCAAAGCTCGTGGGCGGCATCCAGGTGGGCGGGGTCTTCGCGGCCCTGGTGGCCGCGGCCATTCTCGGGCTCGTCAACGCTTTCATCCGCCCGCTTCTCATCGTCCTCACGTTGCCCATCAACATCGTGACCCTGGGGCTGTTCACGTTCGTCGTCAACGCGTTGATGCTGTGGCTCACCGCCGGTCTGGTGCCGGGGTTCAACGTTCACGGCTTCTGGGCGGCGCTGTGGGGGAGCATCCTGCTGAGCCTGGTCAGCGCCGGCATCGGCTGGCTCGTGCGAGACGTACGGGCGTGA